GTTCGAGCAAGCCTACGATCTACCGGTGGTGGAAAAACAAGGGCGCGTTGCTCAGGGATGTTTATGAACGCACCGCCCTGACCTTCGTGACACAACCGGACACTGGAGATTTGAATAAAGACTTGATCGTTCACCTGCGCTCACTTTGGAGTTGGTGGCGGACCTCAAGTGCGGGCGAAACATTACGTAGCCTGATTGCCGAGATACAGCACGAACCGCAGGCTCTGGAGGAGTTTAGAAAAGAGTTTTTGCCACGTCGCGAGCGTACGTTAAGAAAGATTTTTGAACGCGCTGTAGAGTCGGGCGACATCGATGAAGGTCCAGCCGTCGAAAGCGCAGTCTCGCTACTTACCGGTATGTCGTGGCTTCATTTGGTAACGGCGAACCTCGATAACCTGGATGACATCGACCATTCGGTATCCGTAATCGTTAAAGGGCTAAGAGCCCGTTAAGTCGTTTTTTTGTCCATAACGACACTGACAGTTTTTATTGAATCCTGCCCCATCTTTGGCCTGATTTCTATTTGCCGTAAGAGAACAAACGTAATGAACAGTTGTAAAAACGAGGCGTCAGCGCACCCACGTTATGGGCTTCCCCTTGCCGCTCGATTCTCGGTAGCAGCATTGGTGGTACTGCTAAGCGGATGCTCCTTCAATGATTTGAAGCCAGTCTCAAGCCTGCAACACCCCGGAAACGCCAGTGAAACCTTAGCCGATAGCGGGGTCACTCTCTCGCCATCTGCTTGGCCAACTCAAACCTGGTGGAGCAGCTTCAACGACAAGCAACTGGATAATCTGGTTGAGGAGGCGCTGGCACAAAGCCCGACGCTGCGCTCCGCTGCCGCTCGCGTGCGCCAGGCGAGCGCGCTGGAAGCAATAGAGGGCGCGTCGCTGTTGCCGCATATCGACGCATCAGCGAGCACCACCCGTGAGCGATTCAGTTCAAATGGCACCACCCCTGCCCCGGTTAAAGGCACCTGGCAAAATGTCGATCAGGCAACGCTGAATGTCGGTTACGAATTGGATTTCTGGGGAAAGAACCGCGAAGCGGTTGAAGCCGCTGTTGGACGCAGAAAGGCGCTTGAAGTCGATAGTCGCGCGGCATCATTGATTCTGTCATCGGCCGTTGTGCAGACCTATATCGCCCTGCAGGATACGTACGAGCAGTTGGACGTTGCCCAGGCTTTGTTGAATCAGCAAATCGATATCGAAAAACTCACACAACAACGATTCACCGCTGAGTTGGGTAGTCAGATCGATATCAAGCAATCACAGGCATCGCTTCCCGCCAGTCGCGCCAATATCGCGGCCTTGAAGGAAATGATCGAGCTGAACCAGAACAAGCTTGCCTCTTTGTTGGGCCAGGGGCCTGATCGAGGTAGATCGATCACCCGCCCTCACCTGCTAGCCAGCAACAACGTGATGATGCCCACCAACATTCCGGCCGAACTGGTGGGACACCGCCCCGATGTTGTTGCTCAGCGCTGGCGTGTAGAGGCGTCGGGGCATGAGATTGAAGTCGCCAAAGCTCGGTTTTATCCCAATGTGAATCTGACAGCCTTCGTGGGTTTGCAAAGCCTTGCGTTCAGCACTTTCAACGATCACAGCAGCCGAATTCTGGGTGTGTCGCCCGCTATAAGTCTGCCCATCTTTGAGGGTGGGCGTTTGCGCGGCAATTTGAGTGCACAGAACGCGGCTTACGACCTCGCCGTTGAAAATTACAACCAGACCGTTGTCGATGCGCTTCGCGATATTGCCGATCAGTTGTCTTCGCTTCGTTGGCTGAAAGAGCGAATGGCGCAGCAAGTGGACGCGGTCAATACCGCGCAAGCCGCTTCCGATCTGGTCAACCTTCGTTACGGCGCAGGATTGGCAACCTATCTGCAAGTGCTGGCCACGGAGAATGCGACCCTGGCCCAGAAGCGCCAACTGGTGACGCTGGAGTCTCGCGCACTGTCGCTGCAAGCGAACCTGAGCCGAGCACTGGGCGGTGGCTATCGCCCGGAACTGCCTGTCACCTCCCCCGCAAATTCCACCGTAGTTGATAAATCATGACCTCCCCAACACCCTCTTCTTCTGACGCCTCCCGTTCACCCAAGTCATTTCGTCCGCAACTGCTGCTGATTGTCGCGATCGTGCTGCTCTTGGCCGTCCTGGGGAGCTGGTATTTTCTGGGGCTTGGCAGTGAGTCCACCGATGATGCCTACGTGGACGGTAATATCGTGCAGGTGACCTCTCAGGTCGGCGGAACAGTGACCGTCATCAGCGCCGATAACACCGACCATATCGATGCCCACGCTCCGTTGGTCACGCTCAATGCAGTCGATGCCGAAATCCAGTATCAACGCACTCAGTCGAACCTGGCCCGAACCGTGCGACAGGCGCGTACCCAGTATTACCAGGTGCAACAACTGGAAGCTGAGGTCAGTCAGCGGCAGAACGACGTGCGCAAGGCTCGGGATGACGTTCGACGTCGCAGTCAACTTGCCGCAAGCGGCGCGGTGTCTCGGGAAGAGATCAGCCACGCCGAGGAAGTGCTGAAAAACGCGCTCGCTGGGCTCGACGGCACGCGGCATGCCTTGGCAGTGCGCCTGGCCATGGTGGATAACACCACGCTACGAACGCATCCCGACGTGCTGGTGGCTGCTGCCAATCTGCGTGATGCGTTTATTTCCCTGCATCGCACACAAATTAACTCGCCGGTTAGCGGCCTGATCACCAAGCGCAGTGTGCAGGTCGGCCAGCGCATCAGTCCCGGTGTTGCTCTGATGTCTGTCGTTCCGATCGATCAGGTTTGGGTGAACGCCAACTTCAAGGAATCGCAGATCGAGGACTTGCGAATCGGACAACCTGTGGAGTTGCACGCCGATGCCTATGCACGCAAGGTTATGTTTCACGGAACCATCGTAGGGCTGGATGCCGGGACTGGCAGCGCTTTTTCGTTGATGCCGGCACAAAACGCTACGGGCAACTGGATCAAAGTCACTCAACGCGTGCCGGTCCGTATCGCCCTGCGTCCTGACGAAATTGCCGCCAATCCATTGCGCTTGGGGCTATCAATGAGGGTGTCCGTTGATACCACCGATACCAGCGGCGAGCGACTTAATAAAAAGACACCAGCGCAACCCGCCTACAGCACCGATATTTTTGAGAACGAACTCAAGGATGCAAATGACATCGTCGAACAAATAATCAGCGCCAACGAAGACCGTGGCCCCTCCTCCCAACTGTTGAAACCTTGACGAGTCAGCTCATGTATCGGAAAAACGCCGCTTTGCTGATCGCCGTCGGCCTTTTATGCGCGCTCGAATATCTTCAGGCCGGCATGATTGCTTTCGCCTCAGCGCCTATTCGCGGCGAAATAGACGCCAGCCCTGAAGAATTCACGTTGGTCGCCGCGCTTTATGCGTGTATCGCAGTCGTGGTTATTTCAAAACAGCGCTGGTTGGTTGAGCGACTCGGCTGGCGCAATTTCATGTTGGGCTCGATCAGCATTTATGTGATGGGCGCCTTTGTGTGCGGCGTCAGCGATGATCTGACTTCGTTCACCGTTGGCCGCGTGATTATGGCGTTGGGAGGGGCGTCCTTCATGACGTCCGCTCGCTTGATGGTCAATCTTCTACCTCCCGGACCTGGGAGATTCGTAGGCGTCAAAGTGTTTGCAACCGGGCTTGCCAGCGGCACGGCAGCGGCCCCTTTTCTGTCATCGCTGGTAGTGGTCGAAGATACCTGGCATGCCATCTTCTGGCTGCTGATGGCGGGGGCCGTCGTAGCGGGTTTTCTATGTACAAGGTTCTTGCCTGACACGGCAATCGAGGAGGATGAACGCTCGCCGTCCAGTCCAGGAAACATCTTGCTGTTGTCTGTCAGCACCTTCTTCCTGCTGTATGTGCTGCAGCGTTCTTACTACGACTTTTATAACGAATCAGTGATTCTTTTGGCATTCGCTTTGCTGGCGGCTTTGGGTGTTTACATCTTCTTCCATGCTGAGCATTCCAAGGACACACCGTTTCTCAAAGTCAGGGACTTGATGCAGTCGCGCTACATCCTCGGCGTTGCGTTGTTCTGCTTCACGTACATCGTTCTGGGCAGCAATAACTACATTTTGCCGTACTTCCTGCAAACCGCCCTCGGCTACTCGTGGGACACGATCGGGACGTTTCAGGCGTTTGGTCTCGCCGGTGCATTATTGACGTGGATCGTAATGGCCTTCGTCATACCGAAGCATCCCGGACCGAAAAAGTTCTTTGTGGCCGGGTTTGCGGCCCTAATCAGCTTCGGCCTGCTTTTGTCATCGCTCACGCCTGACGCAAACATGTGGGCGAACATATTGCCCGCGCTGATACTCAATGGCTGCTTTGTAATGTTGGTGCTGGCTACCGCCGCCATGCAGACATTTCGCGATGTGACGCATCACGACACTTTGTTTGCCCATGCCTATCAAATAAAAAGCATGCTCGGGCAGATCGCCATGGCTCTCGGCACAACCGTTGCCACTTTATTTCTGCAATGGCGCACTACGCTGCAGTACAACAACCTAAATGGGCACTTCAGTTCAGCTGATCCAATTTACCAGGCAAACACGCAATTGCTGGCGCAGTCGCTAACGCCCGCCGTCGGCGTTGGGCCGGCCAATCAGATGTCGGTGATGACGCTTGCTCAAAGCCTGCATCAACAGGCAACCCTGGTGGCCTGCATGGAGTATTTCTGGATGATCATCCTGGTCGCCGGTATGGCGCTAGGTGTGTCCATGATCCAGAAGACCTTCAAATAATGCGTTTGTAACTCGTCCTGCGGTGCCCAGGTTCTGGGCGCCGCGCGTTCAAACGACGGCCATATGCTGCATGCGCCGCTTCAACGTATCCGAAGGCAATTCGGCGAACTGTCGGCGGTACTGTTCTGCAAATCTGCCCAAGTGGACAAATCCGTAATCAAGGGCCATTTCAGTAACGCTTCGCACATTGCAATCCGGATCGGCAAGGCATGCCTGGATGCGTGTCAGCTTCTGTTCACGGATGAACCGTTGCGGCGTGGTGTGCATGTGTCTTTCAAACAAGGTATACAACGAGCGCACACTCAGTTGCGCCTGATCCGCAAGGCTTTGGACGCTGATGTCTTGCTGCAGGTTACGACGGATGTAATCCACTATCCGCTCGAACGTGCTGTTGGTGCACGCCAGATGTTCACGCCTCACGTTATTGCGCATCAGGGTCAACATTTTACTGGCGACGATCTGCGCATAGTGCTCCTGGACACGGGCCAGCGCGGCGCCGTCCTCGGCTTCAGTACAGATGGTGGCCATCAACGGCACAAAAGCCTGCAATTGATCCAGCGAATAACGATGTTGGAGAAAACGGATGCCTTCGCTCGGATACAGCCAGCGCTGCTCCTCGCAGATTGACTCGAGCAATCGTGCAGGCACCTTCAGGATGAATTTCTCGCAGTCGTGAGAGTACGTCAGGTCAACCGGGTCGTCGGGATTGATAAGCAGCAACTCACCTGGCACCAGATGATGCACGCCGGCGGGCCCCCGCCAGAGACAGTCGCCACGCAGCAATATCTGCAAATGAAAGATGTCTTGCAAGGCGTCGGAGACCACTCGGACGCTGGAACCGTAGCTGATCCGACAGAGATCCAGGCTGGCAAATTTGCGGTGATTCAACTGAGCGCGGGCGTTGCTCTTGCGTGGTAATTGAATGCAATGGCTGCCGACATGCTGATTTACATATCCAGATACCGCATGGGGGTCGGCGTTCTTGAACACCTCGCTGCGCTCGCTTAGCAGGGGCATATTCATGTCGGTCACTCTTATATTATTGTTATCAATCAGGCTTGAAACTCAGGCAAAGCTATAGGTACAGGCCTCTTGATTCTCTGTCACGATCACGCCGAATACCAATACGAAAAGAGTTGGACACCATACTCGACAGGTATCCAACTCGCTTTCCAACCTTCACCCGACATCGGCACTCAGCCCAAGTCGCCACCGCCAACCGGTAGCGTGACGCCGGTGATGTAGGAGGCTTCATCGGAAGCCAGGAACAAAATTGCGCCGACCTGTTCATCAATCGTGCCGTAGCGTTTCATCAAGCTACTGTCCTTGGTCTGCTCGACGATCTGCGAGTACCAATGTTGTTCCTGTTCGGTGGGCACGGCGGTGTTACGGGGGATTCGACGTGGTGGTGCGTCTGTACCACCCGGAGCAGTTGCATTGACGCGCACACCGCGCCCGCCCGTTTCAAAAGCCAGGCAGGCCGTCAGCGCATTGATTCCGCCCTTGGCCGCGCCATAAGGTGCCCGATTGACTCCCCGGGTGGCGATAGACGAAACGTTGACGATCGCCCCGCTGCCTTGAGCCAGCATATGAGGCAAGGCGTTATGGCAGCACCAGAGAGTGGGAAACAGCGACCGACGTACCTCTGCCTCGATTTCGTCGGGAAGATAATGCTCGAAAGGCTTGGCCCAGATAGTGCCACCCACGTTGTTGATCAAAATGTCCAACCGGCCGAAGTGCTCAATGGCCTGGCTCACCACGCGCTGGCAATCGGCGTAGCGCTCCAGGTCAGCAGTCAACGCAAACACTTGCGCCGGCAGTTCGTGCACCAGTTCACTGCGATCCACAGCAACCACCCTTGCGCCTTCGAGCAACAGACGCTCGACGACGCCTCGACCAATGCCTTGCGCAGCGCCAGTGACCAGCGCGACTTTATTGTTGAATCTCATGCTCATGGCGACCTCGACATACCGCTTGCTCAGGCAGCACTGGCGGCAAATTTTTCGTAGTAGAAGTTGGCGGGAGAGATGCCCTGTTCACGAATGTAATGACTGACGGCCTCCACCATCGGAGGTGGCCCGCACAGATAGATGTCTACGTCGCCGCCATTCAAATGCTCAGGCGCAATGTGCTGGGTGACGTAACCCCTTTGCGGCCACTCGCTCTGCGGATTTGCCACACAGGCACTGAACGTGAAATTGGGAATGCTCGCCGTCAGGGCCTTGAGGCGGTCCATTTCTACCAGGTCGAAATCGTTGGTGACGCCGTAAATCAGGTGTAATGGGTGATCACTGCCTTGTTCGGCAATCGTCTCGAGCATTGCCGTAAACGGCGCAAGTCCAGTCCCGCCGGCCAGCATGAGCAGCGGCCGTTTGATCGGGCGCAGGTAAAAGCTGCCCAACGGACCCGCGAGGCTCATGTGATCGCCGACTTTGGCCAGCTCAGTGAGAAACTGGCTCATCAGACCGCCAGGAACATTGCGGATCAGGAAGCTTACGCGCCCCTCCTTCTGCACCGAGCTGAACGAGTACGCGCGTGTCTGGTTGCTGCCTGGCACTTGCAGATTGACATACTGACCCGGCAAGAACGTCAGGTCGGCGAGAGCATCGCCCTGGATGGACAGTGACAGCGTGCTGTCAGACAGTCGACGAACTTCCTGGATCGCCCCCTCATAAGTGGATTGCTGGGTCTTGCACACGTCGGACGACGCAGGAATGCTCACCACACAATCACTTTTCACCCGCATCTGGCAGGTCAGTACGAAACCTTCGCCTGCCTCCTCGGCAGTCAGGGCATCATCAATGTAATCCTCGCCGAGCTCGTACTCACCCGATTCGGCAAAACATTTGCAGGTTCCGCAAGCGCCATCGCGGCAGTCCAGCGGAATATTGATTCCTTGGCGGTACGCGGCATCGGCCACGGTTTCACTGGCCGTTGCGACAATGAAACGGGTTACGCCGTCTTCGAAATTCAGGGCAATCTTGTGGCTCATGACAAACCTCGCATGGCTGCGCGCCTCCCCACTCGTGGCGGGTTGCGCAACGCAGCCCGATTCACAGGTGGTAGATATCGATGACCTGACGGACGTAATCGTTTTTCAGTACCACTTTCTTGGCTTTGATCAGCGGCTGTTCTCCGCGCGTATCCAAGGTGTAGAAACTGGTACCGAAATAGCTGTCTACGGTCTTGTAGCGAAAGCTCAGCGTGTGCCAGTTGAAACGCACCGCGCACTGACCTTCGCTCATCTCGGTGATCTCGATATTGCTCAGGTTATGGGAGGTGCGGGTGTCCGGAATGCTCGCGCTGGAGCGCTCGGTCTTGATCCGGAATATCCGATCCTCCAAGCCCTCACGACTGCCGTACCAAATCAGCGAAATTTCACTTTGCGGATCTTCAGTCAGTTCGTCGTCGTCATCCCAGGACGGCATCCAGAACGTCGCATCGGCGGCATAGAGCTCCAGCCACTGATCCCACAGTTTGTCGTCAAGATAACGGGCTTCGCGAAAGAGGAAATCGCGCACTTGCTCATAGGAAGCGCTCATTGGACCTCCCGCGCAGGAATGTTGCCTGCCTGTTCGACGGCCACTGCTTGAAGCATGGTGTCTTTCCAGTATTTGTGCTGTTCCACGAACAGCCCCTCGTCTTCCGTGCGCACACCACTGAGCAACGGATGTAGATCGATTTCCAGCGCCGCTTCATCAGGTCCTTCAACCCAGTGTTCGGCACCGCGTGACATATCGTTCCACGCAGTCGCGCTGCCTTGATAACCGATCTGGCAGGAACGAAACTCCTCAAGGTCATCAGGCGTTGCCATGCCGCTGACGTTGAAAAAGTCTTCGTACTGGCGGATGCGTCGCGCACGGGCGTCTGCGCTTTCTCCCACTGGGGCGATGCAGTAAATGGTGATTTCGGTTTGATTGACCGAGATGGGCCGAGCAATGCGAATTTGCGAACTGAATTGGTCCATTAAGTAGACATTCGGATACAGGCACAGATTGCGCGAGTTCCCGATCATCCAGTCGGCGCGAGCCTGCCCAAAACCACTGACCAGTTCGTCACGGCGCTCATACAGAGGCCTGTCTTCCGGGTTGGCCCAGCGCGTCCAAAGCAGCATGTGGCCTTTGTCGAATGAATAGAAGCCACCGCCACTTTTTGCCCAGCCGCCTGCGCTCATGGTCGGGTTGACGTCGCCGGACTGACGCTCTTTACGCTGGTTCTGGGTGGCCGCGTAGTTCCAGTGCACCGAGCTGACGTGATAACCGTCCGCGCCATTTTCCGCGGTGAGCTTCCAGTTGCCCTCGTAGATGTAGCTGGAAGAACCACGCAGCACTTCCAGGCCGTCCGGGGACTGATCGACAATCATGTCGATGATCTTGGCAGACTCTCCCAAGTGTTCGGCCAAAGGCACCACGTCAGCATTGAGACTACCGAACAGAAAACCCCGGTAGGACTCAAACCGGGCCACCTTGGTCAGGTCATGCGAGCCTTCGCAGTTGAAGCTTTGAGGGTATCCGGCATTGCTCGGATCTTTGACCTTGAGCAGCTTGCCTGAGTTGTTGAAGGTCCAGCCATGGAACGGGCAGGTATAGGAAGATTTGTTGCCGCGCTTGTGTCGGCACAGCATCGCGCCGCGATGACTACAGGCATTCAGGAAGGCGTTAAGTACGCCGTCCTTGTTCCGTGTGATGAAGATAGGCTGGCGCCCCATCTGCAGCGTGATGTAATCATTTTTCTGAGGGATCTGGCTTTCGTGTGCGAGGTACAGCCAGTTGCCTTCAAAAATATGCTTCATTTCGAGGTCGAACAGGCGGGGATCGGTGAACATCTCGCGCTTGCAGCGGTAGATGCCCTCTTCACGGTTTTCCTCGAGCAAGGAATTGAGATACTCGACGCCAATGGACATGGTCTGAGCCTCCGTTGTTGTTATTGGTAGGCTCAGTGTCACCGGCAATCCGTATCAGCAATATCCGTTGCGTGCAGACCGCTATCCGGTTTGTGCAGAACAAACACGTTTCAGCTGAAGATCGCCATCGAATCGAATATATCGATAGTGATCATTCATAAATGCCATACATGCCGAATGTGAAAATATCGTCAAATACGCTTCTATTTCAATTAGATAACCATTCGGAGCTGTTTTGTACCCTAATCTGCGTGAGCTAAAACTGGCTTCTTTGTCGTTGTTGCTGAAATTTGGATTTGTCTTCTTTTCGCTGGCGATGCTCTGGCTGGACATCGCCATCTTCCACACTCAAATTCTCGAGATATCGTTCACCGAAATCAGCCAAGAGTTGATGCTGTTCATTATCGCCGTATTGTTCTGGACGTTACCGACGAGCAAAGGCCATGCGGGATTCAAATCATTGGCCGGCGGTTTCTTTGCCTGCCTGTTGATGCGAGAGCTGGATGGCTTGTTCGACCCCATCAGTCATAGCGCCTGGTGCGTGCCGTTCCTGGCCATTGCAACCGGCTGCGTAACAGTGGCCTTAAGCAAAACCAACCGCCAACAGACATTGGCCGACCTCGCTGCGTTCACACAGTCCCGCGCATTCGGTGCATTCGCTACAGGCTTTGGCGTGCTGCTGTTTTCACGCGTTTTCGGCATGGGGAGCTTTTGGCATCTTGTGTTGGGCGAAGGTTACGAGCGCTTGGCCAAGACGACGGTCGAGGAAGGAGTAGAGTTGTTGGCCTATTCAATGTGGCTGGCGACGACCATTGAGTATCGCCTGTCCGCCATCGCGACACCGGTACTCATATCGCCAAAACAATCTAGGGGTGAAGGGAAGATTCAAACGCACAGCGTTTAACGCGAGCGACAGGGACCCGCCGCGAGGAATCTGTTCATATCTTGGGTAGACCGGCTCCTCAGAGCCGGTTCCCATATCTGGATATCAGAATGGATAAGGCTGGTCAGAAGGCTCGACCGTGACCCATTTCACTTCGGTGAACTCTTCAATAACGGCGCTGCCGTCAAATCGACCGTAGCCACTGTTCTTCATACCACCGTAAGGGGCTTGAGGCTCGTTTTGCACCGTTGCCCCGTTGATGTGTACGCAACCGGCATCCAGTCGGCCAGCCAGATCAAGGGCAAGGCTGACATTGCGACTGAAGATGGCTGACGACAGACCGAACGCTGTATCGTTAGCGACTGCCAATGCCTGCTCCGCGCCTTTGACCCGAACCACGGTGGTCACTGGCCCAAAAGTTTCTTCATCGTAGATATCCATTTTCGATGACACTCGATCCACCAGCGTCGGCGCCATCTGCGCCTCCTCTGCCAGACCTCCCACCACAATCGTGGCCCCCTTCCCTACGGCGTCATCCAGCAACTGATTGATGCGCTGTACCGAGCCTTGGGAAATCATCGGGCCGATTACGCTGGCAGGATTAAGCACCGGGTTCCCCTGTTCGAGGTCTCGAATACGTTGAGCAAACTTTGCCACGAAAGCATCAGCGACAGACTCATCAACCACGAAGCGCTCGGTCGACATACAGATTTGCCCTTGGTACAGAAATGCGCCAAACACGGCAGCGTTGACCGCGCCTTCCAGGTCGGCGTCCTCTAACACAATAAACGGTGCCTTCCCGCCCAGCTCGAGCAAACACCGCTTGAGGTACTTCGCGCTGGTCTGGGCAATCATTCGACCGACGTTGGTCGAACCGGTGAAATTGACCCTGCGCACGGTATCGTGAGCGATCAGTACTTCTGTTACAGCGCCGGCATCTTCTGGCGCAGAAATAATGAAGTTCACCACGCCAGCCGGGAACCCTGCGTCATAGAACGCCTGGGCCAGCAGCTCATGAGTGCGCGGGCTGTTTTCTGAACCTTTGAAAATAACCGTGTTACCGCAGGCCAATGGGTAAGCAATGGACCGGGTGCCAAGAATGACCGGACCGTTCCACGGTGCAATGCTCAACACAGTACCGGCAGGCTGACGCAAGGTGACTGACAATGTGCCGGGCTTGTCGGTGGCAAGGGTTTCGCCCTTGATTTGGGTGGTCAGCGATGCCGCTTCACGAAGCAGATTGGCTGAAGCCCCGACGTTGAACTGCGACCAGAGTCGAGAGGCACCGATTTCTTCAGCCATGACACTGCAGAAAAGCTCCATCTTGCTTTCCAGCGCATCAGCCGCTGCCAGCAGTAGCCGACGACGCTCTGTCGGGCCCACTTTCGACCATGTTTTAAAGGCTTGCTGGGACGATGCAGCGACGCGTCGCGCATCTTCCACACTGCACGCCGCGCCGGTGCTGACAACGTTGCCACTGACAGGATCGATGCGCTGGTAAGTTTTACCGTCCGAGGCGGCTTGGGCGATATTGTCGATTACGAGTTGAACAGTCATCTTGAAATCCTTTGATGAGTTTGAAAAAAATTACGTGCGGTCGACAGCCGCCGGCATACGAAGTATCGGCTTGATGGTGATCCCGCTTTCACTATCAGCCATCGCTTCGTTGACCTGCTCAAAGGTGTAGAACCGGCACAACTTGTCAAAGGGGAAACGCCCTTGCAGGTGCAGATCGACAAGCGTGGGAATAAAGGCGTTGGCGACCACGTCACCCTGCACGATGCCCATAATGCGTTTGCCCGGGATCATCACGTCGTTGATGTTGAAAGCGACTTCGGTGCCCATCTTGGTCGCGCCGACGATGCCACAGGTGCCCAGCGTGGTGAGTGCATCGATGGCCTGACGTAGAACTTCCGCGCGTCCGGAGCATTCCAGGCTGTAATTCGCCCCGCCTCCAGTAATATCGCGAATGCGTTCCACCGGGTCTTCTTCCCGGCTGTTGATGACGTGTGTGGCGCCGACCTCAAGCGCCAGCTCCAAGCGACTCGGCGTAACGTCCACGGCGATAATGGTCGTCGCGCCGACAACCCGGGCGGCCATCACCGCTGCCAGACCGACTGCGCCGGCACCGAATGCAACGAAGCTGCTACCCGCTTCAACTCGTAGGGCCTTGAGCACAGAACCAGCGCCTGTCTGTATGCCGCACCCCAAAGGGCCAAGCAGTTCCAGCGGTGCTTTTTTCGATACTTTGACCACGTTGCGTTCGTTGGCAATCACGTAAGTCGAAAAGGACGACTGGCCGAAGAAGTGATCGTGTATCGGGGCCGCGTTGTCGCAACTGCAGGTGGAGGTGCTGCCGTCGAGGCGACCGCCACCGAAATTCAGTGGGTGCATATGGGAGCAATGCGCCGGATGTCCGGTTTCGCATGGCAGACAAAGGCCGCAGGACATGTAGGTCATGACAACGTGATCGCCAGGAACGATGGTTGTCACAGCACTGCCTACGGCCTCAACAATCCCTGCACCCTCGTGGCCCAGAACGATGGGCAGCGGTGTCGGAAATAGCTGGTCGCGTACGACCATATCGGTGTGGCAAACACCCGTTGCAACAATGCGTACACGAACTTCGTCGGGACGCGGAACGGCCAACTCGGCACGTTCAAACTGAAGTTTGCCGCCTGCCTCACGCAAGACGGCAACTTTGACTTCGATAGGCATGAGCGCAGTTCGGGACATGAACTTATCCTCTTGAATAAATGGGGTATCGAGCATTGACCTACGCGTCTTGCAGAGCACGCTGGCGATTGCTGCGTTGTTGCGCCTGAGCGCTGGCAGCGTGACGCAACTGGAAATCAAAGGTCATTTGTGCGAAACGCCCCGACACTTCGTGAGCGATGGATTGGGTTTCGTCATCAACGAAATGCACTTCACCAATCAAGCCGTCCCGGGTGGCATAGGCAAAGTCATCCCAGAGATACTTATCGTTAGAAAGGTTGATTTGGGTGGTCAAATGCTCATAACCCGGAGCCGACACGAAGAAATGAATATGCGCTGGGCGCTGGCCATGCCGGCCCAAATGGTTGAGGCACTGTTGAGTAGGGCCTTGAGGGTTACAGCCATAACCCGACGGCACGATGCTTCTGACGCGATAACGCCCTTGCGCGTCGGTCACGATGCGCCGGCGCAGATTGAACGGCGATTGGCTTTTGTCGAAGTGGGAGTAGTTGCCTTTACTGTCGGCTTGCCAAAGATCAACCAGCGCACCTGCAATGGGTTGTCCTAGTGTGTCCAGAACCTGACCGTCTAGAAACATCGGTGTGGCGATAGTGTCTTCGCTACCATCGTCCATCCGCGCAAACCCCTGACACAGCGGTGCGCCAGCCACATACAGGGG
The sequence above is drawn from the Pseudomonas sp. FP2196 genome and encodes:
- a CDS encoding efflux transporter outer membrane subunit; this encodes MNSCKNEASAHPRYGLPLAARFSVAALVVLLSGCSFNDLKPVSSLQHPGNASETLADSGVTLSPSAWPTQTWWSSFNDKQLDNLVEEALAQSPTLRSAAARVRQASALEAIEGASLLPHIDASASTTRERFSSNGTTPAPVKGTWQNVDQATLNVGYELDFWGKNREAVEAAVGRRKALEVDSRAASLILSSAVVQTYIALQDTYEQLDVAQALLNQQIDIEKLTQQRFTAELGSQIDIKQSQASLPASRANIAALKEMIELNQNKLASLLGQGPDRGRSITRPHLLASNNVMMPTNIPAELVGHRPDVVAQRWRVEASGHEIEVAKARFYPNVNLTAFVGLQSLAFSTFNDHSSRILGVSPAISLPIFEGGRLRGNLSAQNAAYDLAVENYNQTVVDALRDIADQLSSLRWLKERMAQQVDAVNTAQAASDLVNLRYGAGLATYLQVLATENATLAQKRQLVTLESRALSLQANLSRALGGGYRPELPVTSPANSTVVDKS
- a CDS encoding MFS transporter, with translation MYRKNAALLIAVGLLCALEYLQAGMIAFASAPIRGEIDASPEEFTLVAALYACIAVVVISKQRWLVERLGWRNFMLGSISIYVMGAFVCGVSDDLTSFTVGRVIMALGGASFMTSARLMVNLLPPGPGRFVGVKVFATGLASGTAAAPFLSSLVVVEDTWHAIFWLLMAGAVVAGFLCTRFLPDTAIEEDERSPSSPGNILLLSVSTFFLLYVLQRSYYDFYNESVILLAFALLAALGVYIFFHAEHSKDTPFLKVRDLMQSRYILGVALFCFTYIVLGSNNYILPYFLQTALGYSWDTIGTFQAFGLAGALLTWIVMAFVIPKHPGPKKFFVAGFAALISFGLLLSSLTPDANMWANILPALILNGCFVMLVLATAAMQTFRDVTHHDTLFAHAYQIKSMLGQIAMALGTTVATLFLQWRTTLQYNNLNGHFSSADPIYQANTQLLAQSLTPAVGVGPANQMSVMTLAQSLHQQATLVACMEYFWMIILVAGMALGVSMIQKTFK
- a CDS encoding TetR/AcrR family transcriptional regulator; protein product: MDSKPDHLKSAKLRSRSSIGAVRSPQSTEAILEAAAAILEERGYRAFTMDALVERAGSSKPTIYRWWKNKGALLRDVYERTALTFVTQPDTGDLNKDLIVHLRSLWSWWRTSSAGETLRSLIAEIQHEPQALEEFRKEFLPRRERTLRKIFERAVESGDIDEGPAVESAVSLLTGMSWLHLVTANLDNLDDIDHSVSVIVKGLRAR
- a CDS encoding efflux RND transporter periplasmic adaptor subunit, which codes for MTSPTPSSSDASRSPKSFRPQLLLIVAIVLLLAVLGSWYFLGLGSESTDDAYVDGNIVQVTSQVGGTVTVISADNTDHIDAHAPLVTLNAVDAEIQYQRTQSNLARTVRQARTQYYQVQQLEAEVSQRQNDVRKARDDVRRRSQLAASGAVSREEISHAEEVLKNALAGLDGTRHALAVRLAMVDNTTLRTHPDVLVAAANLRDAFISLHRTQINSPVSGLITKRSVQVGQRISPGVALMSVVPIDQVWVNANFKESQIEDLRIGQPVELHADAYARKVMFHGTIVGLDAGTGSAFSLMPAQNATGNWIKVTQRVPVRIALRPDEIAANPLRLGLSMRVSVDTTDTSGERLNKKTPAQPAYSTDIFENELKDANDIVEQIISANEDRGPSSQLLKP
- a CDS encoding AraC family transcriptional regulator, which translates into the protein MNMPLLSERSEVFKNADPHAVSGYVNQHVGSHCIQLPRKSNARAQLNHRKFASLDLCRISYGSSVRVVSDALQDIFHLQILLRGDCLWRGPAGVHHLVPGELLLINPDDPVDLTYSHDCEKFILKVPARLLESICEEQRWLYPSEGIRFLQHRYSLDQLQAFVPLMATICTEAEDGAALARVQEHYAQIVASKMLTLMRNNVRREHLACTNSTFERIVDYIRRNLQQDISVQSLADQAQLSVRSLYTLFERHMHTTPQRFIREQKLTRIQACLADPDCNVRSVTEMALDYGFVHLGRFAEQYRRQFAELPSDTLKRRMQHMAVV